The nucleotide window CCAACTCAGCCATTTTAGATGCTACGAACTTTCTAACATACTTTATTGCCACAGCACCGTCCCTTCTTCTCTCAAAGCCAGCTATAGCACCTTCACCTATTGTTACCTTTCGAAGTGGGGAAAAGTGAAAAACGTAAAAAGATCCTTTACTCCCCCTAATCCAACTAAGGGGATAATAACATAAACTGATACCACCATCAGCACTACCATTACTTCTAATTCTACCATTACTATCATCAGCACTATCGCATACATCTTTCTCAGGCTTTTTCAATACTTTCAAAATTTCATTCAACCTGGCACCGCTCTCCAACGCTATCCTATAGACGAAATATACATTTTCACTGTACTCTTTCGCCAACTTCAGCGTTTTCCTAATCCCCTCTTCCGTAGGAATGTATAAATCAGCATTACTTCTCTTCACCTTTATGACGCGTAAAATCTTTTCCATTTCTTCAGAAGAAATTACACCGCGTGATTCTAAGAACTTTGCAAAAATGCGGTATGCCTTTTGCGATTTATCGGTCTCTTTGTACGGTCTATTTACCGCACTAACATACTCTTTTGCCGTTTTATTGCCAATTTTCCTTTCATTCAGCAAATAGTCGTAAAATTCTTGGGCGTAGTCAGCACTATACTGTCGTAAAATGGCAACAAGAGTCATTTTGCACCTTTCAACTCCCTTTTTAGAGCCCTCACACGGCGAAGATCCTGGGTTCAAGTCCCAGCGGGCCCATATCCGCTACCTCGATATTTAAGTTAATTAACTATTTTATGCATAGTTAATCTGTTGAATATTTTTAGACCAAACTGCTCTTATTTCTCTCTCAATTAATCTTAAAGCGTACGATTTAGATTTGTGATACCTCTTAACTCTTTGTGAAAATTCAACAAGTCCACAAAACAACTATTTTATCATTTAACTTTCCTAATCGCAGATAACAAATCATAGACTTAAATTACAAAGAACGAGAACAAATAGTCTCTAGCGTAAGAATAACTGCATATTGATGAAAATTAATGATAAAAACTTATACTTCTGCAAAAGATTTACTATGCAAGATTAGAAAAATCAAAAAGAAATAGTGCGCGGGCCCGCCGGGATTCGAACCCGGGACCTACGGGTTGCTTTCCGCAACCCTTTGCGGTTAAAAGCCCGCCGCTCTACCTGGCTGAGCTACGGGCCCAAACGTAAGTAGTTAATTGAGAATTGGTTAATTAATTTTTCTTTGGTTTTTTACGACTGCATCTACTATACTTCATATGTGAAGCGCATGGACTAATTTTATTAATACTCAATATACTGTTACCGCTGGCATGCTAATAAGTGCACTAATAGTCATGGTAATA belongs to Saccharolobus solfataricus and includes:
- a CDS encoding integrase codes for the protein MTLVAILRQYSADYAQEFYDYLLNERKIGNKTAKEYVSAVNRPYKETDKSQKAYRIFAKFLESRGVISSEEMEKILRVIKVKRSNADLYIPTEEGIRKTLKLAKEYSENVYFVYRIALESGARLNEILKVLKKPEKDVCDSADDSNGRIRSNGSADGGISLCYYPLSWIRGSKGSFYVFHFSPLRKVTIGEGAIAGFERRRDGAVAIKYVRKFVASKMAELGIPLDVIDFIQGRKPTRVLTQHYISLFGIAKEHYRKYAEWLSKSGVLSDD